In one Pseudodesulfovibrio tunisiensis genomic region, the following are encoded:
- a CDS encoding molybdopterin-binding protein, producing the protein MKTVPVQDAVGMVLCHDMTRIVPGECKGPAFRKGHVIAVEDIPALLEIGKEHVYVLNLEKGVIHENEAAERISRAAAGPGIALSEVSEGRVNFLAFPGLLRINVEALRRINAIEEVVLATMHNGQQVTSPRPVAGTRVVPLVIDETKIARVEEICAESGPIVEVKPFLHHKVGVVTTGSEVFHGRIRDKFGPVIRKKIKELGSSVMEQRLVADDPSLTRDAILAFIAEGAEMVVVTGGMSVDPDDQTPTAIRATGADVITYGSPTFPGVMFMLAYKDGVPIVGLPGCVMYYRASVFDLVVPRILAGERVTRDDIVDMCHGGFCAGCDSCRYPICPFGKNG; encoded by the coding sequence ATGAAGACCGTTCCCGTACAGGACGCCGTGGGCATGGTTCTATGTCACGATATGACCAGAATCGTGCCGGGCGAGTGCAAGGGCCCTGCCTTTCGCAAGGGGCATGTCATCGCGGTAGAGGATATCCCCGCTTTGCTCGAGATCGGGAAGGAGCATGTCTATGTGCTCAATCTGGAAAAAGGCGTGATTCACGAAAACGAGGCGGCGGAACGCATTTCCCGAGCTGCGGCCGGACCGGGTATCGCGCTTTCCGAAGTGAGCGAGGGCAGGGTGAATTTTCTGGCCTTTCCCGGCCTGCTTCGCATCAATGTGGAGGCGCTTCGGCGCATCAACGCCATTGAAGAGGTGGTGCTCGCCACCATGCACAACGGCCAGCAGGTCACTTCCCCGCGTCCGGTGGCCGGAACCCGCGTGGTTCCCTTGGTCATTGACGAGACAAAGATCGCTCGCGTCGAGGAAATCTGCGCCGAATCCGGGCCGATCGTGGAAGTGAAGCCGTTCCTGCATCACAAGGTCGGCGTGGTCACCACGGGCAGCGAGGTGTTTCACGGCCGCATCCGGGACAAGTTCGGCCCGGTCATTCGCAAGAAGATCAAGGAGCTGGGCTCCTCGGTCATGGAGCAGCGGCTGGTGGCGGATGATCCGTCCCTGACCCGGGATGCCATTCTGGCGTTCATTGCGGAGGGAGCGGAAATGGTCGTGGTCACGGGCGGCATGTCCGTTGATCCGGACGACCAGACACCCACGGCGATCCGGGCCACGGGCGCGGACGTCATTACCTATGGTTCCCCAACCTTTCCGGGCGTGATGTTCATGCTCGCCTACAAGGACGGCGTACCCATCGTGGGGCTGCCGGGATGCGTCATGTACTACCGGGCCAGCGTGTTCGATCTGGTGGTGCCCCGCATTCTGGCCGGCGAACGGGTCACGCGGGACGACATTGTGGACATGTGCCACGGAGGATTCTGCGCCGGGTGCGATTCCTGCCGCTATCCCATTTGTCCCTTCGGCAAGAACGGCTAG